The proteins below come from a single Candidatus Chlamydia sanziniae genomic window:
- a CDS encoding autotransporter domain-containing protein, whose product MKVFSPRFLFSTLFTLPLSVSAVEVILDSNANFSGAGGGSFVPKETTEASGTTYVLKTDVTIANVPGPTGSVVAKSCFANTAGDLTFAGNGYTLIFNTLDMGTTAGAAISSTVADKAMIFTGFFQLSFLLAPGSTVATGKGAISAANRLSFNKNMNLFLNRNFSSENGGAITAKTLSLTETMQAAIFSQNTSSKKGGAVNGTNSVTIKENKGQVIFSNNTSEDSGAAIFSEGNITITDNTSVSFIQNTVTGETSTTPGDKSGGAICAYKASTDNALVFTNNVSLIFSNNSSTSKGGAICVKKLTLSSGGPTVFTGNKVHGGTTPAGGAIAIIDSGELSLSADHGDIIFENNTVTSTTPTSTRSAIDLGTSAKVTALRAAHGQSIFFYDPVTTASTTTVADNLNINAPDGANTTQYTGNIIFSGERLSVQELADKKNLTSKFLQPMTLTTGTLALRSGVMLQNGGFTQTQGSTFVMDVGTTLETTGDIVLTNLAININSINGTKQVKIEAKNTSKNVTVSGPIVLLDSQGTFYENHDLRLPQDFSLLDLKATGTVTHTGVPGGYVEGVKFHYGYQGTWGITWNDATTNTAIAKFHWTKTGYIPNPQRKGFLVPNSLWGSFIDISSLHQLMETCADGIQHRRGIWAAGLSNFFHKNRTKTRAGYRHLSGGYVLGASTQMPSQNVFSIAFCQCFARDKDYVVAKNQSTIYGVSLYYQHPELSYFFSELSQRYFPENLPMIFSGTLSYTHTENNLKTKYSAYPTVKGNWGNNCYAIELSGRTPVYLSEKLLLQQYTPFVKLQFVYAHQEDFKEKGTEGRAFGKSSLTNLAVPIGVKFDKESDIEQASYHATIAYVVDVIRNNPETTTTLLISQDSWKTFGTNLARQALVLRAETHYSFNANFEAFSQLAFELRGSSRNYNVDLGGKLRF is encoded by the coding sequence ATGAAGGTTTTTTCTCCTCGATTTCTGTTTTCCACTTTATTTACTTTGCCACTATCAGTAAGTGCGGTAGAGGTAATCCTAGATTCAAATGCTAACTTTAGTGGTGCTGGCGGAGGCTCTTTTGTTCCTAAAGAGACAACAGAGGCTTCGGGCACAACCTACGTCTTAAAAACCGATGTAACCATTGCTAATGTTCCAGGGCCTACGGGGTCTGTGGTGGCAAAAAGTTGCTTTGCTAACACAGCAGGAGATCTCACTTTTGCAGGAAATGGCTACACTCTTATATTCAACACTCTTGATATGGGAACTACAGCGGGAGCAGCGATTAGCAGCACAGTCGCAGATAAAGCGATGATATTCACTGGCTTTTTTCAACTTTCTTTTCTTCTTGCTCCGGGAAGTACTGTAGCAACAGGAAAAGGAGCAATCAGCGCAGCGAATCGCTTGAGTTTTAATAAGAACATGAACCTTTTCTTGAATCGAAATTTTTCAAGTGAAAATGGCGGAGCTATTACAGCAAAAACCCTTTCTTTAACAGAAACAATGCAGGCGGCTATTTTCTCTCAAAATACATCATCCAAGAAAGGCGGCGCTGTTAATGGCACGAATAGTGTAACGATTAAAGAAAATAAAGGACAGGTTATATTTTCAAACAATACTTCTGAAGATTCAGGAGCTGCTATATTTTCAGAAGGGAACATAACTATTACGGATAATACGAGTGTTTCTTTTATACAAAACACAGTGACGGGAGAGACTTCAACGACTCCAGGAGATAAATCCGGTGGTGCTATCTGTGCCTATAAAGCTTCAACAGACAATGCTCTTGTTTTTACAAACAATGTGTCTTTAATTTTTTCTAACAATTCTTCCACATCAAAAGGAGGAGCCATTTGTGTGAAAAAGCTGACACTCTCTTCTGGTGGTCCGACAGTATTTACAGGGAATAAAGTTCATGGTGGGACAACTCCTGCAGGGGGAGCCATTGCTATTATTGATTCTGGAGAGCTAAGCTTGTCAGCAGATCATGGGGATATTATTTTCGAGAATAATACTGTGACTTCCACAACACCAACTTCAACAAGAAGTGCTATTGACTTGGGAACCAGTGCTAAAGTTACCGCTTTACGCGCAGCTCACGGACAATCGATATTTTTCTATGACCCTGTCACTACAGCAAGTACGACAACAGTGGCTGATAATTTAAATATTAATGCTCCGGATGGCGCTAACACCACTCAATACACAGGGAACATAATTTTCTCTGGAGAAAGACTTTCAGTTCAAGAACTTGCCGATAAGAAAAATCTCACGTCGAAATTCTTACAACCTATGACGCTGACAACAGGTACCTTAGCTTTGAGAAGTGGCGTAATGCTACAGAATGGAGGTTTTACACAAACCCAGGGTTCTACATTCGTTATGGACGTGGGAACGACATTAGAAACTACTGGGGACATTGTACTGACGAATTTAGCTATCAATATAAACTCCATAAATGGGACTAAACAGGTAAAAATAGAGGCTAAAAATACTTCGAAAAATGTAACAGTTTCAGGCCCAATTGTTCTTCTTGATAGCCAAGGCACTTTCTATGAAAACCATGATTTGCGATTACCTCAGGACTTTTCGTTATTAGATCTTAAAGCTACAGGAACGGTAACCCATACAGGAGTCCCTGGAGGGTATGTAGAGGGAGTAAAATTCCATTACGGCTATCAAGGAACCTGGGGAATAACTTGGAATGATGCCACAACGAATACAGCTATAGCGAAGTTTCATTGGACAAAGACCGGCTATATCCCCAACCCACAAAGGAAAGGATTTTTAGTTCCTAATAGTTTGTGGGGGTCTTTTATAGATATAAGTTCTCTTCACCAGTTGATGGAGACATGTGCTGATGGCATACAGCATCGTCGAGGCATTTGGGCTGCGGGACTCTCTAACTTTTTCCATAAGAATAGAACAAAAACACGAGCAGGCTACCGCCATCTCAGTGGTGGCTATGTCTTAGGCGCTAGTACACAAATGCCTTCTCAAAATGTTTTTAGTATTGCTTTTTGTCAGTGCTTCGCACGTGATAAAGATTATGTCGTTGCTAAAAATCAAAGTACAATTTATGGCGTTTCTCTTTATTATCAACATCCCGAGCTTTCGTATTTTTTCTCAGAACTTTCGCAGAGATACTTCCCTGAAAATCTTCCTATGATATTTTCAGGAACCTTAAGCTACACTCATACAGAAAATAACTTGAAAACAAAGTATTCTGCTTACCCCACAGTAAAAGGAAACTGGGGAAATAACTGCTATGCCATAGAACTTAGTGGGCGTACTCCTGTGTATCTTTCTGAGAAACTGCTCTTACAGCAGTATACTCCGTTTGTGAAATTGCAATTTGTGTATGCACATCAAGAGGATTTTAAAGAAAAAGGTACCGAAGGACGTGCTTTTGGAAAGAGTAGTTTGACGAACCTCGCCGTGCCTATAGGAGTGAAATTCGATAAAGAATCCGATATAGAGCAGGCTTCTTACCACGCCACAATCGCTTATGTTGTTGATGTTATCCGTAATAATCCTGAAACAACAACAACACTTCTCATTAGCCAGGACTCTTGGAAAACGTTCGGAACTAACTTGGCAAGGCAAGCCCTCGTTCTCCGTGCGGAAACTCATTACAGCTTTAATGCAAATTTTGAAGCATTTAGTCAGCTTGCTTTTGAACTCCGAGGCTCTTCCCGTAATTATAACGTAGACCTTGGCGGAAAGCTCCGATTTTAA
- a CDS encoding polymorphic outer membrane protein middle domain-containing protein has product MKFICHWLLISSTVTCSAYAATTSLGPKDSYDGDTNAKAFSEKETTGGADGTVYNSTGDVTINQAGKSTALTKSCFSEQDGDLTFKGNSYSLFFNNIKSTAEGAVIGSAGASKTVKLTGFSTLSFIAAPSTSGKGTMKSTDGLVFENNAKLIFNRNFSSENGGAITTKSFSLVGTTESASFLQNNSSKKGGTIYSTGNMTLSKNPGLLLFKGNTAVESGGVLSSEANITISNNTKVVFDSNTTTSATANGGAIDCSKTETNPVPVLTLTGNERLEFINNTAVANGGAIHTNKLVISSGGGGVLFANNTVSGTTEGAGGAIAIKDSGEISLTAQDGDIIFNGNTLVTTGSSGTRKRNSISLGSDAKFLNLRAAPGQAIFFYDPIADGKKKMTDVCNINAADADDSAIYSGSIVFSGEKLSQEEAALPANLASTFWKAINLRGGKLVLRKGVALDVNSFTQTKGTTLLMDSGTTMTAYEGITVNNLAINVDSLDAKKKIIFKVSGSGKKIVLSGPLILTDTSGYAYENSVLSQDQIYPSIIYLETPLMKDIDVSKFELNSVHAEPHFGYQGIWALEWQPDIPKVLTVPTGSVEASLPLLALTDDRKEPIKSAVLIWKNTGYLPNPERRGSLVPNSLWGAFVDIHGLQAVLERSANTLYQQRGFWVAGLANFLHKDKMEMRSGYRHTSAGYVLGVGTQTASEDVFQLAFCQLFGRDQDHLVGKNHADVYSGAVYYQHTGIMEDFSRFFPWNIELEAHSLVLEAQLAYSHTNNEMKTRYPEMQGSWGNDAFSVELGGRVLYFPESIAWLDNYAPYVKLQVVYAHQEDFKEQGREVRGFTNSDLFNVAVPLGLHMEKFLEDEGGSFDVMVAYVPDVIRSNPASTASLIIGGGSWQALGTNLSRQAVVFRGGGHYALGSELEMFGQCAFELRGSSRSYTIDLGGKLRF; this is encoded by the coding sequence ATGAAGTTTATTTGTCATTGGTTATTAATCTCTTCCACCGTTACTTGTTCAGCATATGCTGCAACTACCTCCTTAGGGCCTAAGGATAGTTATGATGGAGATACAAATGCTAAAGCTTTCTCTGAAAAAGAAACAACTGGGGGAGCAGATGGGACTGTCTACAATAGCACTGGTGATGTGACAATTAACCAAGCGGGAAAAAGTACGGCTCTTACTAAAAGTTGCTTTAGTGAACAAGATGGAGACTTAACCTTTAAAGGAAATAGTTACTCTCTTTTCTTTAATAATATCAAATCTACAGCAGAAGGTGCTGTTATTGGTAGTGCGGGAGCTTCGAAAACTGTAAAACTGACAGGATTCTCTACACTTTCCTTTATCGCTGCACCCTCGACTAGTGGAAAAGGCACCATGAAATCTACGGATGGGTTAGTTTTTGAGAATAACGCTAAACTCATATTTAATCGAAATTTTTCAAGTGAAAATGGCGGCGCAATTACCACAAAATCGTTCTCTTTAGTAGGAACTACTGAATCGGCGTCGTTTCTTCAAAATAATTCTTCGAAGAAAGGTGGCACCATTTATAGTACAGGAAATATGACTCTTTCTAAGAATCCAGGGTTGCTGCTCTTTAAAGGCAATACAGCTGTAGAGTCTGGAGGTGTTTTATCATCAGAAGCGAATATCACAATCTCCAACAATACTAAAGTCGTGTTTGATAGTAATACTACTACGAGTGCAACAGCGAATGGCGGCGCTATTGATTGTAGTAAAACAGAAACAAATCCCGTTCCCGTTCTTACTTTGACAGGAAATGAACGTCTTGAATTTATAAATAATACTGCTGTTGCTAATGGGGGAGCTATTCATACTAATAAACTTGTAATCTCTTCGGGGGGGGGGGGGGTCCTCTTTGCTAACAACACGGTCTCTGGTACAACAGAGGGTGCAGGCGGCGCAATTGCGATAAAAGATAGCGGAGAGATTAGTCTTACGGCACAAGATGGTGACATTATTTTTAATGGCAATACTCTTGTTACGACGGGATCGTCCGGCACTAGAAAAAGAAATTCCATCAGTCTTGGATCCGATGCGAAATTCTTAAATCTTCGTGCTGCTCCCGGGCAGGCGATTTTCTTCTATGATCCCATTGCAGATGGGAAGAAAAAGATGACAGATGTATGCAACATCAATGCTGCAGATGCGGATGATTCTGCGATTTATAGTGGCTCTATAGTCTTTTCTGGGGAGAAGCTCTCTCAAGAAGAAGCTGCCCTGCCCGCCAATCTTGCATCTACATTTTGGAAGGCAATAAACTTGAGAGGTGGGAAGCTAGTACTCAGGAAAGGAGTTGCGCTTGACGTCAATTCCTTCACTCAAACCAAGGGAACCACTCTCTTAATGGATTCCGGAACAACAATGACTGCGTATGAAGGAATCACGGTTAACAATTTAGCCATCAATGTGGATTCTTTGGACGCGAAGAAAAAAATCATTTTCAAGGTTTCAGGATCAGGAAAAAAGATAGTTTTATCTGGTCCACTCATCTTAACGGATACCTCAGGCTATGCTTATGAGAACTCTGTCCTTAGTCAAGATCAAATCTATCCTTCGATTATTTATCTAGAAACACCCCTCATGAAAGATATCGATGTTTCCAAATTCGAACTTAACTCTGTACATGCTGAACCACACTTTGGATATCAAGGTATCTGGGCTTTAGAATGGCAACCTGACATACCAAAAGTACTTACTGTGCCGACAGGGTCGGTAGAAGCGAGTCTGCCGTTGTTAGCATTGACAGACGACCGTAAGGAACCTATAAAATCCGCTGTCCTTATCTGGAAAAACACAGGTTATCTTCCTAATCCTGAGAGGCGGGGGTCTTTAGTTCCCAATAGCCTATGGGGTGCGTTTGTCGATATTCATGGTTTACAGGCTGTGTTGGAAAGGAGTGCCAACACTCTTTACCAACAGCGAGGGTTTTGGGTGGCGGGATTAGCAAACTTTTTGCATAAGGATAAGATGGAGATGCGTAGTGGATACCGTCATACGAGTGCAGGTTATGTTTTAGGTGTAGGCACACAAACGGCAAGTGAAGATGTGTTTCAACTTGCTTTTTGCCAGCTTTTTGGTAGGGATCAGGATCACTTAGTAGGTAAGAACCATGCTGATGTATATTCCGGGGCCGTCTATTACCAACATACAGGAATTATGGAAGATTTTTCACGATTTTTCCCTTGGAATATAGAATTGGAGGCCCATTCTTTAGTTTTAGAAGCACAACTTGCGTATAGCCATACGAACAATGAAATGAAAACGCGGTATCCTGAGATGCAGGGAAGCTGGGGCAACGATGCGTTTAGTGTAGAGCTCGGAGGTAGAGTGCTGTACTTTCCTGAATCTATAGCGTGGTTAGATAATTATGCTCCGTATGTGAAGTTACAAGTGGTGTATGCGCATCAAGAAGATTTTAAAGAACAAGGTCGGGAAGTGCGTGGCTTTACTAACAGCGATTTGTTTAATGTTGCTGTACCTTTAGGGCTACACATGGAGAAATTTTTAGAGGATGAGGGGGGATCTTTTGATGTTATGGTGGCGTATGTCCCTGATGTGATTCGTAGCAATCCGGCTAGTACGGCTTCATTAATAATTGGTGGGGGTTCATGGCAGGCTTTGGGTACGAATTTGTCAAGGCAAGCCGTGGTATTCCGTGGGGGAGGCCATTACGCTTTAGGTTCTGAGTTGGAAATGTTCGGACAATGTGCTTTTGAGTTGCGGGGTTCTTCACGGAGCTACACTATTGATTTGGGTGGGAAACTCCGCTTCTAG
- a CDS encoding DUF648 domain-containing protein translates to MSNLSFSLNYKPSGLEKTIQFLDNCLTWGGKENCILGKATVDGKIWCLTSIKERKACSTCRKILIVLLYLFIPIVLIFHILRFLLLQIYQNRHYRILYIREPISIKNEALLMPEEIKHALNRMALVVNYLPEKYVHAYFTLATVSIKETGEPIQVPKIYVCPHIKNIIHHAQEHLGWGAHSIWNYSFPTLYAKAPHLCSNIPGIKSSIKYLKKYSSLEVLDYRAHTHLMALFFSYIYYSCTKDPETGALVTHLPYYTVNRTTGETEFTVWYYLFNHQDFTRRIPDVWYHHATDNCPIDNDTWNSKFRGLTYGNLLVSSLWSLKGMTLRPIVLTDDNNTKMTIIWKGRYAQVWA, encoded by the coding sequence ATGTCTAATTTATCGTTTTCCCTTAACTATAAACCTTCGGGGTTAGAAAAAACTATTCAATTCCTGGACAATTGTCTCACATGGGGTGGAAAAGAAAATTGTATTCTAGGTAAAGCCACTGTTGACGGTAAAATCTGGTGTCTCACCTCAATCAAGGAAAGAAAAGCCTGTTCCACGTGTAGAAAGATTCTTATAGTCCTTCTATATCTTTTCATTCCTATCGTTCTTATTTTTCATATTCTTCGATTCCTTCTTCTTCAGATTTATCAGAATCGTCATTACCGCATTTTGTATATTCGTGAACCGATATCTATCAAAAATGAAGCGCTTCTTATGCCAGAGGAAATTAAACATGCATTGAATCGCATGGCACTCGTAGTGAATTATTTGCCTGAAAAGTATGTACACGCATATTTTACGTTGGCTACTGTTAGCATTAAAGAAACTGGAGAGCCAATCCAAGTTCCTAAAATCTACGTTTGTCCTCATATTAAGAATATAATTCACCATGCTCAAGAGCATTTGGGCTGGGGTGCACATTCTATTTGGAATTATTCTTTTCCTACTCTCTATGCCAAAGCCCCTCATCTTTGTAGCAATATTCCTGGCATTAAGAGTTCTATCAAATACCTAAAGAAGTACTCCTCTCTGGAAGTCTTAGATTATCGGGCACACACGCATCTGATGGCACTTTTCTTTTCTTATATATACTACTCTTGTACCAAAGATCCTGAGACGGGAGCTCTAGTTACGCATCTCCCCTATTATACTGTTAATAGAACAACAGGTGAGACAGAATTTACTGTGTGGTATTACCTATTTAATCATCAAGACTTTACACGACGTATACCTGATGTATGGTACCATCATGCTACTGACAATTGTCCCATTGATAACGATACGTGGAACTCTAAATTTCGAGGCCTTACTTATGGAAATCTCTTAGTTTCATCTCTATGGTCGCTAAAAGGAATGACACTTCGTCCTATAGTACTAACTGATGATAATAACACAAAAATGACTATTATTTGGAAAGGCAGATATGCGCAAGTATGGGCTTGA